The proteins below come from a single Miscanthus floridulus cultivar M001 chromosome 1, ASM1932011v1, whole genome shotgun sequence genomic window:
- the LOC136474673 gene encoding mitogen-activated protein kinase kinase 9-like translates to MALARAKRLPPLHLSLNVPSRPAVQEPSFRHANPPPVVAAPQSASTPLARSSQFRLSDFDRLAVLGRGNGGTVYKVRHRETCALYALKVLHQGDAAAAAEADILGRTASPFVVRCHSVLPAASSGDVALLLELADGGSLDAVRTRRGAFAEAALAEVAAQALSGLAYLHARRIVHLDIKPANLLATTAGEIKVADFGIARVLPRAGDHCTSYVGTAAYMSPERFDPEAHGGHYDPCAADVWSLGVTVLELLMDRYPLLPAEQQPNWAALMCAICFGEPPVLPDGVASPELRSFIAACLQKDYCRRASVAELLAHPFVAGRDVLASRCALHGLVAEA, encoded by the coding sequence ATGGCTTTGGCAAGAGCGAAGAGGCTTCCGCCACTCCACCTCTCGCTGAACGTCCCCTCCCGTCCCGCCGTCCAGGAGCCGTCCTTCCGGCACGCCAACCCTCCTCCGGTGGTTGCCGCGCCGCAGTCCGCCTCGACACCGCTCGCCCGGTCGAGCCAGTTCCGCCTCTCCGACTTCGACAGGCTCGCCGTCCTGGGACGCGGGAACGGCGGCACCGTGTACAAGGTGCGCCACCGCGAGACGTGCGCGCTCTACGCGCTCAAGGTCCTGCACCagggcgacgccgccgccgccgccgaggctgACATCCTGGGCCGCACCGCCTCTCCGTTCGTCGTCCGGTGCCACTCCGTCTTGCCGGCGGCCAGCTCCGGCGACGTGGCCCTGCTCCTTGAGCTGGCGGACGGCGGGTCGCTCGACGCGGTCAGGACCCGGCGTGGGGCGTTCGCGGAGGCGGCGCTCGCCGAGGTGGCGGCGCAGGCGCTCTCCGGGCTGGCCTACCTCCACGCCCGCCGCATCGTGCACCTCGACATCAAGCCCGCGAACCTCCTCGCCACCACGGCCGGGGAGATCAAGGTCGCCGACTTCGGCATCGCCAGAGTGCTCCCCCGCGCCGGCGACCACTGCACGTCGTACGTGGGCACCGCCGCGTACATGAGCCCGGAGCGCTTCGACCCGGAGGCGCACGGCGGGCACTACGACCCCTGCGCCGCCGACGTGTGGAGCCTCGGGGTCACTGTCCTGGAGCTGCTCATGGACCGCTACCCCCTGCTCCCCGCTGAGCAGCAACCGAACTGGGCGGCGCTCATGTGCGCCATCTGCTTCGGCGAGCCGCCTGTGCTTCCCGACGGCGTGGCGTCACCGGAGCTCCGGAGCTTCATCGCTGCGTGCCTGCAGAAAGACTACTGCAGGAGGGCGTCCGTGGCGGAGCTTCTTGCCCACCCGTTCGTCGCCGGGA